In one window of Leptospira sp. GIMC2001 DNA:
- a CDS encoding aminopeptidase, whose protein sequence is MKIFRILTLFSIILLQNCVIYLSHLAGEQVDQFKKRERIDKVIANDSASPEEISKLRFIQDVKKFGIEHLALSEDSGFEYYVKLDRDSVGWNVSASYPLEFRSYTWWFPIAGEVPYKGYFDNKLALEEEKSLKHKGLDTRIRITGGYSTLGWFSDPVFSPQLQAQLPELAGLVFHEMTHATVYIPGDPVFNESYASFVETKGVELYYTNKDLTKDLISWKDRKDKKMKSIQLIRSTAEVLKKIYESDRSDMEKLKLKANAISEFKVSAIKKGFVSKENIDKFTKKDWNNEDFIGALRYQSGNTFFERVFQEAGGDFLKFHNLVKKYEKLSKEERKQILKDYNQVKSSTTVE, encoded by the coding sequence ATGAAGATTTTTCGAATTTTAACACTTTTTTCCATTATTCTCCTCCAAAATTGCGTAATTTACCTATCCCACCTGGCAGGAGAACAGGTTGATCAATTTAAAAAAAGAGAGAGGATCGACAAGGTAATTGCAAATGATTCCGCAAGCCCAGAAGAGATCTCCAAACTTCGATTCATTCAAGATGTCAAAAAATTTGGAATCGAACATCTTGCACTCTCAGAAGATTCAGGATTCGAATATTACGTAAAGTTGGATCGAGATTCAGTTGGCTGGAATGTAAGTGCTTCTTATCCTTTGGAATTTCGTTCTTATACTTGGTGGTTTCCCATTGCTGGAGAGGTTCCGTACAAAGGGTATTTTGATAACAAACTTGCTTTAGAAGAAGAAAAATCTCTAAAGCATAAAGGCCTTGATACAAGAATTCGAATTACTGGTGGCTATTCTACACTTGGATGGTTCTCTGATCCAGTATTTTCCCCGCAACTTCAAGCACAGCTACCTGAGTTAGCTGGACTTGTGTTTCATGAAATGACTCATGCAACTGTTTATATTCCTGGTGATCCAGTATTCAATGAATCATATGCATCTTTTGTCGAAACAAAAGGAGTAGAACTCTATTACACTAACAAAGATTTGACTAAAGATTTGATTTCTTGGAAAGACAGGAAAGATAAGAAAATGAAATCCATTCAATTGATTCGATCTACTGCCGAAGTTCTTAAGAAAATTTACGAAAGTGATCGAAGTGATATGGAAAAATTGAAACTTAAAGCCAATGCAATTTCTGAATTCAAGGTTTCCGCAATCAAAAAAGGTTTTGTATCTAAAGAAAATATTGATAAATTTACAAAAAAAGATTGGAACAATGAAGATTTTATTGGGGCCCTTCGATATCAATCTGGCAATACATTTTTTGAACGAGTCTTTCAAGAAGCAGGTGGTGATTTTTTAAAATTTCACAACTTAGTCAAGAAATATGAAAAACTATCGAAAGAAGAAAGAAAGCAAATATTAAAAGATTACAATCAAGTCAAAAGTTCGACTACGGTAGAATAA
- a CDS encoding S1C family serine protease, which yields MIQNRKIPRIVYLNLILLFLVLGVIFFPEIRDSLGHLTASTKPIAPRKQMQAVQLQNSFRSVYQIAQKSVVSIRTKKTETIHNPYHYFDSKEETVSAVGSGFLIDPRGFVVTNYHVIRSAEIIEIILHNGRVAPARFVGSHERADIALLKIQEGDDYEYASLGDSNEVEVGDWAIAVGSPYGLEKTFTVGVVSAKSREDLDETGQTHIQTDTAINPGSSGGPLLNIYGEVIGINRMIRSASGSSAGIGFAIPINYAKKVIKSIEMNVGKNIRPATLGVVATVPIQHHREALGIPNNEVGVLVYDIDPDSSAALGGLQRFDYIRMANGNVIRNTNELREQVSLAGLGGNLKLNIIRRSKIKDIEITLIEKKYYE from the coding sequence ATGATCCAAAATCGCAAAATCCCTAGGATAGTCTACTTGAATCTTATCCTACTCTTTCTCGTTCTGGGGGTAATATTTTTCCCAGAGATTCGAGATAGCTTAGGTCATCTCACTGCGTCCACAAAGCCTATCGCTCCTCGAAAACAAATGCAAGCAGTTCAGCTTCAGAACTCATTTCGCAGTGTATATCAGATCGCACAAAAATCTGTAGTATCTATTCGTACAAAAAAGACGGAAACAATTCACAATCCTTATCATTATTTTGACTCAAAAGAAGAAACCGTTTCTGCTGTAGGTAGTGGATTTCTTATTGATCCAAGAGGATTTGTTGTTACAAATTACCATGTTATTCGATCGGCGGAAATCATTGAGATCATTTTGCACAACGGACGAGTTGCACCAGCAAGATTTGTAGGTAGTCATGAACGTGCAGATATTGCCCTACTCAAAATTCAAGAAGGCGATGATTACGAATATGCTTCGTTAGGTGATTCTAATGAAGTGGAAGTGGGCGACTGGGCGATAGCAGTTGGATCACCGTATGGTCTTGAGAAAACTTTTACCGTTGGAGTTGTATCGGCAAAGTCTAGAGAAGATTTGGATGAGACGGGACAGACTCATATTCAAACCGATACAGCTATCAATCCTGGTTCAAGTGGTGGACCGCTTTTAAACATTTATGGTGAAGTCATTGGAATCAATCGTATGATTCGCAGTGCTTCTGGATCTAGTGCTGGCATTGGGTTTGCAATACCAATCAATTATGCGAAGAAGGTAATCAAAAGTATTGAGATGAATGTTGGCAAGAATATTCGTCCAGCTACTTTAGGAGTTGTCGCAACAGTTCCGATTCAACACCATAGAGAAGCATTAGGAATACCGAATAATGAAGTTGGTGTCCTTGTATATGACATTGACCCGGATTCGTCCGCAGCACTAGGTGGATTGCAGAGATTTGATTACATAAGAATGGCTAACGGAAATGTCATCCGCAATACAAATGAATTGAGAGAGCAGGTAAGTCTAGCTGGCTTAGGTGGAAATCTTAAATTAAATATTATAAGAAGATCTAAAATCAAAGATATTGAAATTACTTTAATAGAGAAGAAATATTACGAATGA
- a CDS encoding pyridoxal phosphate-dependent aminotransferase, producing the protein MRRNIVHSGADALIYEIRQIVAIAKQIESLGVEITWENIGDPVQKGEQIVPWMKDIVRDLVGMDKSWGYTATQGDPTTRNFLAERVNERGGVQITGDDIFFFNGLGDAVAKIFGFMRREARIIGPSPAYSTLSSAEAAHSGYEHLTYDLLPEKGWMPDLLDIENKIKYNDSIAGILLINPDNPTGAVYPKEVMQEIVKICEKYDCVLICDETYAHVNFSSGGSIHLSEVIGDKVCGMALRSISKEFPWPGARCGWLEVFNRKNDPSFERYIKSLLDAKMLEVCSTTLPQLSIPKIYSHPNFIPHLKMRNEKFRKRAEIATSYFDGLEGVQVVEPKGAFYLTVHFPKGVLNKKMNLPILNAKVSEYVNSLLVGAKEDRRLVLYLLALTGICVVPLTSFCCDKDGFRVTLLEENEEKFHWIFKTLRDTIKKYLESA; encoded by the coding sequence ATGAGAAGAAACATTGTACATTCTGGTGCGGACGCACTAATTTATGAGATCCGACAAATCGTTGCTATTGCTAAGCAAATTGAATCCTTAGGAGTAGAGATTACTTGGGAGAATATTGGCGATCCGGTTCAAAAAGGCGAACAGATTGTTCCGTGGATGAAGGATATCGTTCGAGATTTAGTTGGCATGGATAAATCTTGGGGATATACCGCCACTCAAGGAGACCCAACTACTAGGAATTTTCTTGCTGAGCGTGTGAACGAGCGGGGTGGCGTTCAAATTACCGGCGATGATATCTTTTTCTTTAACGGATTGGGAGACGCTGTCGCAAAAATTTTTGGATTTATGAGACGGGAAGCAAGAATTATTGGACCAAGCCCCGCTTATTCAACTCTTTCTTCCGCTGAAGCAGCACATAGTGGCTACGAGCATCTCACCTACGATCTGTTACCCGAGAAGGGATGGATGCCAGATTTACTGGATATCGAGAACAAAATCAAATACAATGATTCAATAGCTGGAATTTTATTGATCAATCCTGACAATCCAACAGGTGCTGTATATCCAAAAGAAGTTATGCAAGAGATTGTCAAAATCTGTGAGAAATATGATTGCGTCCTTATCTGTGATGAGACCTATGCGCATGTTAACTTTTCCTCAGGTGGATCCATACATTTATCTGAAGTAATTGGAGACAAAGTGTGCGGGATGGCACTTAGATCCATCTCCAAAGAATTCCCTTGGCCTGGAGCAAGATGTGGTTGGCTGGAAGTTTTCAATCGCAAAAATGATCCGTCTTTTGAGAGATACATAAAATCACTATTAGATGCTAAAATGTTGGAAGTATGTTCTACAACTCTCCCACAATTGTCGATTCCAAAAATCTATTCGCATCCTAATTTCATTCCTCATTTAAAAATGCGAAACGAAAAGTTTCGAAAAAGAGCAGAAATTGCAACATCCTATTTTGATGGACTTGAAGGTGTTCAAGTCGTTGAACCAAAAGGAGCTTTTTACTTAACTGTCCACTTTCCAAAAGGGGTATTAAATAAAAAAATGAACCTTCCGATTCTCAATGCAAAAGTAAGTGAGTATGTGAACTCGCTTTTGGTTGGAGCAAAAGAAGATCGCCGTTTGGTTTTATATCTTTTGGCATTGACAGGAATATGTGTTGTTCCGCTAACATCATTTTGTTGTGATAAAGATGGTTTTCGAGTTACTCTTCTTGAAGAGAATGAAGAAAAATTTCATTGGATTTTTAAAACTCTTCGCGACACGATCAAAAAATATTTGGAGTCAGCATAG
- the murI gene encoding glutamate racemase, with protein MNKRPVRIGITDSGYGGLSMVSEFLWRELNLEIVYYGDLQNAPYGNKSKTTVQKHVSDSVDFLLSNDVDIILLACNSATAVAVDYLRDKYPIPIFGMEPAIKPALSEVPGKKIAVLATKLTLEEDKFLSLKNKIDPMNRVIPIPCPGLADLIDQKNWDAAFEYLKNRIYECDLLDVSAFVLGCTHYIYLKEFIRKEFPAIKIFDGNSGTAEHIIRSMNIEKKTIDIDVNRKVKIYFNDVDVTDSESVIYFMNKIEKDIIMKKVV; from the coding sequence TTGAACAAACGACCTGTTCGGATCGGGATCACTGATTCTGGATACGGTGGCTTGTCCATGGTAAGTGAGTTTCTGTGGAGAGAATTGAATTTAGAAATTGTCTATTACGGTGATCTTCAAAATGCACCGTACGGAAATAAGTCGAAAACGACTGTTCAGAAGCATGTGAGTGACTCAGTTGATTTTTTATTGAGCAATGATGTTGATATAATTTTGCTTGCCTGCAATTCTGCAACAGCTGTTGCAGTGGATTATCTACGGGATAAATATCCAATTCCAATTTTTGGCATGGAACCCGCTATCAAGCCTGCGCTATCGGAAGTTCCTGGTAAGAAAATTGCGGTTCTTGCAACGAAACTTACTTTGGAAGAAGACAAATTTCTCTCTTTGAAGAATAAGATTGATCCTATGAATCGAGTAATTCCGATTCCATGTCCTGGGCTTGCCGATCTCATTGACCAAAAGAATTGGGATGCTGCTTTTGAATATTTAAAAAATCGAATATATGAATGTGACTTACTTGATGTGAGCGCATTTGTGCTCGGATGTACACATTATATTTATTTAAAAGAGTTTATTAGAAAGGAATTCCCAGCTATCAAAATATTTGATGGAAATAGTGGAACAGCTGAGCATATAATTCGTAGCATGAATATTGAAAAGAAAACAATTGATATAGATGTAAATAGAAAAGTAAAGATATATTTTAACGATGTAGATGTAACTGATTCAGAGTCGGTTATATATTTTATGAATAAGATAGAAAAAGATATTATAATGAAGAAGGTAGTATGA